From the genome of Dasypus novemcinctus isolate mDasNov1 unplaced genomic scaffold, mDasNov1.1.hap2 scaffold_297, whole genome shotgun sequence:
gaAGTATTAAGGGCAGGTCCCCCGGCACGAGGACGGgggctggcacatagtagatactCGGAAGTATTAAGGGCAGGTCCCCCAGCACGAGGACACTggctagcacatagtaggtgctcggAAGTATTAAGGGCATGTCCCCAGCACGAGGACGGGGGCTGGCACGTAGTAGGTACTCGGAAGTATTAAGGGCAGGTCCCCCAGCACGAGGACGGgctagcacatagtaggcaccAAGTAAATTTCCGCAGACAAGCGAGGCCCCAAGGGCAGCCAGCGGCAGGACCGGCCTCTGTCCGATCGCGAACTCGAGCTGGGGAGCTGGGGCGCCCCGAAAGGCCGGGGCAGGGCcggcggggcgggcagggggctgAGGCGCCTCTGTCCCCCACCCAGGCTCTTCCGCGAGCTCAGCAGCAACGACATGCACCTGTTCGTGGTGAGGGGCGTCCACCTGCCCACGCCGCCAGGTGAGgggccggcggggggcggggggggggggggccgcagGGACCGCCCCgccaccaggccctgagccccgcTCGcccgcagggctgtcccccggcGACCTGGACGTCTTCGTGCGCTTCGACTTCCCCTATCCCAACGTGGTAGGTGGAGGCGCCGCGGCAGGGAGGGGGGGCACCCTGCTGGGGCCAGGTTCCCCCCCCCAAAACCCTCAGCTCCCCTGCGCCCCCGCCCGCTCGCAggaagaggcccagaaagacaagaCCGGCTTGGTCAAGAGCACCGGACTCCCCCGGTGagcccgcccccccacccccccgccccctcacGGGTGGGCCCAGCGGCCTTGACcgccccccaccttccccccctGGCAGAGTTCAAGGAGCAGTTCAAGCTGTGCATCAACCGCAGCCACCGGGGCTTCAAGAGGGCCATCCAGATGAAAGGCATCAAGTTCGAGGTCGTCCACAAGGGGTACGTGGGGGGCCGTGGGGACCGTGGGCGCcggggtgggccctgggggggggggaggcgcgCCCCGGGCCAGCCACTCGGCTCCCCCCCCCCAGGGGGCTCTTCAAGAACGACCGGGTCTTGGGCACGGCGCAGCTGAAGCTGGACACACTGGAGACGGCGTGCGAGATCCGGGAAGTCCTCGAGGTATGCCGGGGCGGGGGGTCCCAGCGCGTCCTTCGGGGGGGCCCCAGGCCTCCCCACGGCCCAGCCCCGCGTCCCGCCCCCGGCCCTGGCCGCCGGCGCCCCCATGGGCTCCTGTTTTGGAAGTGGCCCCGGTCCTCCCGGTCGCCGGTTCTGGGGGCCTCCGGCCACCGCCCCAGGATCCTCGGCCCCCCCCGCCACCCAGGTCCTGGACGGCCGCCGGCCCACGGGGGGGCGGCTGGAGGTGATGGTCCGGATCCGCGAGCCCCTGGCGGCCCAGCAGCTGGAGACAACGACCGAGAGGTGGCTGGTCATCGACCCCTGTGCCGGCGACTGTGCCCTCGGTGAGACCCCTGCCCGCCGGGGCCGGTCCCAGGGAAGGGGGGGATGGTCGAGGGGGGTGCTCACGGGACTGCCGCTGTCCCCCTTGAAGCAGATGGCCGGGCCCAAAGGGAGGGCCCCTGCCGTGCCCGGCCCTGCGCGGGAACCAGGGAACAGGTAAGTGACAGAGGGGACCCCTCCCATGCATTTTGCCACGGCCCTGCCCTTCTCCTGCAGGATGCATTTAAACTCCTCCGCCCAACCTTTAAGGCCCTTTGTGATCCGACCATCACCAACACGCCCGGCcttctttctcccattctctcttgctgctttgtgGGCACACCTGATCTTCACCCACCTCTACCTATGTCCCACAGCCCAGAggaccccccacctcccacccctgctcctctGCCCCCAGCTTGGCTGCCACCtcctcctctgggaagccctcCCTGTCCTCAGGCTAGCCGGTGGCCACGGGCATCCCCGTCGCCGGGGTGTGCCACCCTCTTTCCTGCTAGATCGTTGGGTTTGTGGGGTCGTGGGGGGGGGAACCCGCAGCCCCTCACCCCAGCCCACCCCGCAGACCCGCCCGGCCCCTGCACAGCCTCAGCGTGCTGGCTTTCGACCAGGAGCGCCTGGAGCGGAAGGTGGGTGCCTGCCCTGCCGGGCTCCAGGGGCGCGGgtggcccggggtggggggggggcgtccCCGGCCGGTGGCCCTCACAGCCCCCCACCGCCGCCCTCCCCAGATCCTGGCGTTGAGGCAGGCGCAGCGGCCGGTGCCCCCGGAGTTGGTCCAGCAGTACCAGGACGTGGTGCAGCGCAGCCAGTGGCAGCGGGCGCAGCTGGAGCAGGGGGGCACGGGCGTGCGGCGAGGGTGGGGcccccaggagggcctgggggggggggcgggaaggccGGGGCCGCCGATTCCCCCCTCtgacacccccccccaccccgcgcctGCAGAGTACGCGGCGCAGCTGGAGCGGCAACTGCAGTTCTACACCGAGGCCGCCCGGCGCCTGGGAAACGACGGCAGCAGGGTGAGGCGCGCAGGGccaggcggggggcggggggcgggggggcggggttgGGGCGCCCCCTGACCCCCCGggttcccccccacccctcaggaGGCGGCCAAGGAGGCACTGTACCGGCGGAACCTGGTGGAGAGCGAGGTgagtgcgggggcggcggggggccgcGTCCCCACCCTCTCTGAACCCCGTTCCCGCTAGCTGCAGTGGCTCTGCCCTCTCTGACCCCCCCGTgggcccctccccccagttgcaGCGGCTCCGCAGGTGGGGGCGCGTCCCCACCCTCTcttaccccccaccccggggTCCCCCGCCAGCTGCAGCGGCTCCGCAGGTGGGGGCACGTCCCCACCCTCTCTGAGCCCGCCCAGGGACCCCCCGCCAGCTGCAGCGGCTCCGCAGGTGGGGGTGCATCCCCACTCTCTcttaccccacccccccccccgggtcCCCCGCCAGCTGCAGCGGCTCCGCAGGTGGGGGCACGTCCCCACCCTCTCTGAGCCCGCCCAGGGACCCCCGCCAGCTGCAGCGGCTCCGCAGGTGGGGGTGCATCCCCACTCTCTcttacccaccccccccccccgggtcccCCGCCAACTGCAGCGGCTTCGCAGGTGGGGCGCGTCCCCTCCCTCTCTGACCCCCCCCCCCGGGGTCCCCCGCCAGCTGCAGCAGCTCCGCCCTCTCTGACCTCCCCCAGCTGCAGCGGCTCCACAGGTGGGGGCGCATCCCCACCCTCTCTGACTCCCCCCATGGTCCCCCACTAGCTGCAGTGGCTCCGCCCTCTCTGCCTCCCCCCCTAACTGCAGCGGCTCCGCAGGTGGGGGGAACGTCCCCCACACTctctgaccccccccccccccgtggccgCCCCAGCTGCAGCGGCTCCGCAGGTGAGGGGGCCGCAGGGCAGGGCCAGGTGGCTGACCCCaaggcccccagccccaccccgggGCCAGCGAGGCGCGACGCCGGCCGCCAGCGTAGACCCGACGAGGACAATCACCGACTCTGGACCCTGGCCCTGGCCGCGTGGGCCGCCTGTCCCCGGGGCCCCCGGGAGGGGCCCTGGAGGGTCCCCTTtgcacagccccccccccccgggcgcCCCCGGGGGTGGGAGCGCGGCCGGGGCCGGCCCCGTGGCCCCCGACGAGCACTTTacttccccgccccgcccctgccttAACGCCCCACATCCCACCTGCACCCCAAAGAAGCCGCCGAGGCCGCGCGCGCCCCCCCCCCGGCTGGTCCCCAGACCCCCGGAATAAACAGCCAGGGCCACCCCCCGGCTCAGCGCCTCCTGTCTCCCTCTCTCGTCCCCACCCTCCGTGGCCGGCCTGGGTGCGCCCCAAATCCCTGGGAGTCCCGCGCAGGCCGCCTCCACGCGGGTTCCTTCCGCGGTGGCCCCGGGCATGTTGGGGTGACACCCCCGCGGGAGTGCCGCGTATCAGCGGGGGCGTGTCGGGACCTCGGGTTCCTGCACTGCCCCCGGCTTGGCTtcccagagcctcagtttccccagctgtacGCGGGGAGGgcggtgtgtgtggggggggtcaGCAGGCCCCACCCTGGAAGGGCGCCTGGTTCGAGAGCTCCGAAGTGGTCCGGCTTTATTGTCACGGTCCCCACCCGCGCGGGGACCCCCAGCAGGGCCCGCGATCCTCCCCGCGGGAGGGGGCGCGCGCGGAGCGGACATGCGCAGTGCGTGCGCGGAGCTGGGACCCGCGCGCTCCTCCTCCAGGCTCGCCGCCGCCGGGTCCCGGCCCCTCAGTCCTCAGCCCAGGGGAGCCCCGGGGTGCGGGGCCGCCCTGCCGANNNNNNNNNNNNNNNNNNNNNNNNNNNNNNNNNNNNNNNNNNNNNNNNNNNNNNNNNNNNNNNNNNNNNNNNNNNNNNNNNNNNNNNNNNNNNNNNNNNNNNNNNNNNNNNNNNNNNNNNNNNNNNNNNNNNNNNNNNNNNNNNNNNNNNNNNNNNNNNNNNNNNNNNNNNNNNNNNNNNNNNNNNNNNNNNNNNNNNNNNNNNNNNNNNNNNNNNNNNNNNNNNNNNNNNNNNNNNNNNNNNNNNNNNNNNNNNNNNNNNNNNNNNNNNNNNNNNNNNNNNNNNNNNNNNNNNNNNNNNNNNNNNNNNNNNNNNNNNNNNNNNNNNNNNNNNNNNNNNNNNNNNNNNNNNNNNNNNNNNNNNNNNNNNNNNNNNNNNNNNNNNNNNNNNNNNNNNNNNNNNNNNNNNNNNNNNNNNNNNNNNNNNNNNNNNNNNNNNNNNNNNNNNNNNNNNNNNNNNNNNNNNNNNNNNNNNNNNNNNNNNNNNNNNNNNNNNNNNNNGCTCCCCGACCCCTGCCTTTCTGTGGTTCCCACTGCCTGCTCCCCTTTGCGCCCCTCATGCAGCCGTGccgcttcctccaggaagcctgccctGATCCCAGGCCACGCTGTGAGCTCCCAAGCTGACTGGTGCCTCTGCCTTGAAACCCTCTTCACGCTGGGACCACTTGCCCTGCGACTGCACGGACACCGTGTCTGAGGTCACAGCTGCGGCCCTGGCGTCGACACTGGAACGAGAAGAGGCCCGGCGAGCAGGCAGGCGCGGGAGCAAAGAGGCGGGGCTTTAATTTAGACGGGCTCTCCAGGCACCAACAGCCTCACCAGGACCGAATAAATAACGATTGCCGTGGGTGGGAGAAGCAGGTCTGGGCAGGGGACGGTGGCAGCCGAGCTCTCCGAGGGGCCTCCCTGGCGCGTCACGGGGTCCTCTGGGGCCCCGGCATCACTCGCTCTCTGAGTCGGAGTAGTCCGCCACGAGGGAGGAGCCCAGGCTGGGGGGCCGCGGGGTGTCCGGGGGTGTCGGCCGCCTCCTGGGACGAGCCTGGCGGGGTCGGCGGCCTGTCTTGGGGGGTCCTCTCCCGACCCTGCGGCCTGCTGGCCTGGGGGGCGTTGGCTGTTTCCTGAGCGCAGTCTTGGGGAGACGCGGGCCTGTCCTGGGCCGTCCCCTGGGGCACCTGCGCGTCCCCAGGCTTGGGGGCGTCGGGTGGGGGCTGCGGGCCCTCCAGGCCTTCCCGCGAGCGTCGCCGCACGATGCCCAGGGTCCCCGACCGTGACGGGGGAGCCGGCGGGCGCCGGCCTGCGCTGCTGCGCCAGCTTCTTCAGGACGCCGCTGGCTCTGCTGCCGCCGGGGCCCGGGGCCGAGGGGAACCAGGAGCGGCTGACGATCTCCGTCCGCTTGAGCCTCTGCTTGTCCTCgtaggctggggggggggggcggggagagggcgtCTGAGCAGGCGCGGGGGCCCCCGccagccccccggcccccgcccgccccggcccccacGCACTGTCCAGGGTGTGGAACTTGAGCAGGGCGGCCAGCCGGCGGTCGTCCTCCGTCTCGGGCACCAGCGGGATGGCCAGGCTGGCCTTGGCCTGCAGCGCCTGGTCCCGCTCCTCTTCCTCCTTGAtggctttcttcttttcctgggggggtggggggggacgtGTGACCAGGGCGGCATCCCGCCAGCTCTGGGGCCCCCCTTCCTCTTGGGGGTATCCCCTAGTGCCGGGGATATGGGAGGCCTCAACAAGTGCGGGGCGCCATCCCGAGCCCTTGTACCTGTCATTCCACAAACGGTTATGAAAAGCCACGGGATGCCAGGCCTTGTTCGAAGCACTGGGGACAGTGGGCAGACCAAAATCCTTAAGGGGCAAGTGGATAAATAAACACGGTCCACCCATACACTGGAAATAAAATTCAGCCCTAAGAAGGGGTGAAGTTTTGATAGGTGCTACCACACGGACGAACCCTTGAAAACACTATGCTCAAAGGCgccagaaacaaaaagacaaatattgcacgaacccacttatgtgaaatatctaAAACAGACAAATTCATGGAGACAAAAAGggagaggaaccagcaagatggcagtggagtaaggagctcctgctacagggcagtcagcaaacacccagagctctctggagctgctggagCACCTGTGGGGgccccaggaggccagaagggcatcctgccacatccctgaaggaatgggAGGAGGCATCTGCAGGGGAGATTCATTAGCAGAGCTCTCCACGCCCCAGAGAACaagtgcccatcctcccctggaggcacaagccgccttgggagctgttccgtggccggaattgaaagctccacttcccaaaaatgggggaggaagagacggctgggcaccaacttcagctactgatgagtaaattcagcgggctacagtataatcctgagaacagctaaactttgaaactgtccaagtccgAAAGaagccgggagctgccatctgaaTTCCATGCTGGCACGAGGGAAAGCGGGGTGGACTAAAAATCAcggtgctggtggggactggcttccttCCATCTAGATCGGATTGCAGCTCTTGCAtcagccccaaccccacctctggcagggaagaagctgggggccgagcaccagcctctctgggaaattaccggccaaggcGCAGAGGCCGgggatcatcctactttggcagcacacgCTGTCCcaggagctcttctgtggctggaattacaagctccatgtccccaaaacaggggaggaggagacagttggccgcCGGTTTCAGGTGCTGATTGGTGGATTTGGCTGGCTTaagagtataaccctaagaacaggtaaagCTTGAACCTGCCCAGCttggaaagaggccggtggctgccattttgactctgccccccgCACGAGGGGAAACTGGGCTGACCTAAAATCACAGTGACgctaggaaccagtttctttcacccagctcGGCCTGCCGCCCCAGCCTAGGcgtcagccccgcctctggcagggaggaggctggcgggccctgcaccagcctgctcaggtaactgcaggtgcatttggctggcgcagactgaataatcggaagtttACTGGGGCAACCactgtcatcttggacccgcactgcatagactgctgccccaggcagaggagaaagggacggagcttcatcagtctctgggcaactagagtctaggcccgcacgacttggattattccacacagctgtgactctgtccctatccctggcagagAATGTTGGGAGAAgcctcattggtccctggggtaatgaaggcagcttgaggctccacagcttatagcaccaactacacccttggttcctactgcacaaccagcaagggagaaagggcaggaagccctcaactaaagagaaaaaactgcacccagaataaatactttgtaagccagatgccaagacaccaacacaaaattacaatccactccaagaaactggaagctatggcccagttaaaggaacaagataagcctccagatgacataaaggagttgagacaactaatcacagatgttcaaacaaatttccttaataaattcaatgagatggctaaagaggttaaggatattaagaagacattggatgagcccaaagaaaaatttgaaagcatatacagaaaaatagcagaacttatgggaatgaaatttaaaaaacattggaatcatatagtagcagatttgaagaggcagaagaaaggattggtgagcttgaagaaatggcctctgaaagtgaacatacaaaagaacagatgaagaaaagaatggaaaaaattgaacaaggtctcagggaactaaatgatagcaaaagacgtgcaaacatacacatcatgggtGAGAAGGgcaaaagggcagaaggaatatttgagaataacggtagaaaatttctcaactttaCTGAAGGACACATATCCATGTCCAGAAGCACAATgaactcccatccaaaaaaatctgaatagaccaactctgagagacatactaatcacaatgtcaaatgctgaagacagagaattctgagaacagcaagagaaaagtaatgcataacatataaaggatacccactaagattaagtgctgatttctcaccagaaaccacacatgtaagaagacagtggtctgatatatttaagatactacaagagaaaaacctgcagccaagaatcttatatccagcaagactctttcaaaaatgagggtgagtttagactgttcacaaataaacagaaacagagaatttctaaccaagagaccagattttcaggaaatactaaagggtgtgctagagcctgaaaagaaaagaaaggagaggcttagaagagagtctagaaatgaagattatatcaataaaactaaaagtgtcaaaagagcggtaaaatatgacagataaaactcaaacaggaataaacttaacaatgtaaagcacttgtattcagaaaactgcaactcaatgttaaaagaaattaaaaaaggcctaaataactggaagaacattccatgcgcatggattggaagactaaatatcatttagatgtcaattctCAACTGGGGccggctgggggggggggggaagaattggggaaggggagataaataaaataaataaatcttaaaaaaaatagatgtcaattctactcaaattcatatacagattcaatgcaatcccaataagttcaccacttttttttaataatggaaaacagtattatcaaatttatttggaagggtaagtggtcctgaatagccagaaacatcttaaaaagaaaaagtgaactcTGCTTTCTAGactatattacctagctatagtggtaaaaaataacatggtactcgcatacagacagacacacagaccaatggaaccaaattgatggttctgaaacagaccgtcacatctatggccaagtgacttttgactagcctgtcaaacccacataggtcaggcagaacagtccacgcaacaaatggtgctgagagaactggatatccacagccaaaagaaggaaagaggacccctaccttacaccttatacaaaaattaactcaaaatggaccaaaaccctaaaaataaaagcaataaccataaagcttctagaataaattgtaggaaaatagcttcaagacttggtggtaggtggtagattcttaaaggagataagaggaggactgagtggactactgatgtttaatgtatgtacagtttcaattagctttactgtaaaagtgtatagagaggatggtaacacatagtaacaactagtttataaatggggatgtgtctgaaaatggtagtctagatatgtaaatgccaattaacagaatgctagagaatattctaggaacagaatagcacagtaagccaagaggtggatgaaaactgtggttgatggtacagatgcaagcatgttctttgtctgctagAGCaaatggttagcagtaataatataatatccttGCATCTAGGCCAGAGAggtactgtgttggtaatggggcagtatggaaaatgtgtgcccaatgtacactatggatgtggtaacaatcagatgatgatatattatttgtaacgaatgttccaccacagtgtggtgtgttgatagaggggtgttgtttgggaattcttcacatgtgcatgattactttataagtttacaacttctgtcttaaaaaatatatttaaaaaataataatagggtgggttgggggaaaaatacaccaaaataaggactataattagtataaagactttgacaatattctttcataatctgtaacaaacatctcatgacaatgcaagatgctggtggagggttgatagatggggcccctgtatgatgttatgcatgtttgctttggaagttcacagcttttactatacgtttattgtttatgtagcttcatatgtaaatgacataaagataataataatggggggTTGAGGgagaatattttggttagtagtaatatcttgacaatgctctttaatcattaattaaaaaggtttaacaacagtgcaaggtatagATGGTAAGGTGGGGTGTaagagtcctgcatgatgttatatatgttttgtaagttcacaactaatactgtacacttattgtttatgtatgtttatgtatgagtaatatactttaataaattttaaaaaaaagagaggccaCCAGGGGACTGGGGGAGGGGACATGGGGGTTGCTGCTTGGTGGGGTGGTTTCTGTTTGGGGGAATGCAGACGATGTGGTCATGGAAGGCGGTAATGGTTGCACAATATCGTGAATCTAACGTGACTGAACTGAACCCtgaaaaatggctaaaatgggaaattttgttatATAAACATGTTACCACAATATGAAAACATCCTTGCCTTTGTGGAGCTGTCATTCTACTGGGTGAGACAGACAAGAAATCAGACAGACAGGTGAGTGCTAGGGAGAAAA
Proteins encoded in this window:
- the YJU2B gene encoding LOW QUALITY PROTEIN: probable splicing factor YJU2B (The sequence of the model RefSeq protein was modified relative to this genomic sequence to represent the inferred CDS: deleted 2 bases in 2 codons), with the protein product MGERKGVNKYYPPDFNPEKHGSLNRYHNSHPLRERARKLSQGILIIRFEMPYNIWCDGCKNHIGMGVRYNAEKKKVGNYYTTPIYRFRMKCHLCVNYIEMQTDPASCDYVIVSGAQRKEERWDLADNEQVLTTEHEKKQKLETDAMFRLEHGEADRGTLRKALPTLSHLQEAQSAWKDDFALNSMLRRRFREKKKAIKEEEERDQALQAKASLAIPLVPETEDDRRLAALLKFHTLDTYEDKQRLKRTEIVSRSWFPSAPGPGGSRASGVLKKLAQQRRPAPAGSPVTVGDLGIVRRRSREGLEGPQPPPDAPKPGDAQVPQGTAQDRPASPQDCAQETANAPQASRPQGRERTPQDRPPTPPGSSQEAADTPDTPRPPSLGSSLVADYSDSESE